In the genome of Triticum urartu cultivar G1812 chromosome 5, Tu2.1, whole genome shotgun sequence, one region contains:
- the LOC125508495 gene encoding MADS-box transcription factor 13-like — MGRGRIEIKRIENTTSRQVTFCKRRNGLLKKAYELSVLCDAEVALIVFSSRGRLYEYSNNSVKATIDRYKKAHACGSTSGVPLIEVNAQQYYQQEAAKLRHQIQMLQSTNKHLVGDSVGNLSLKELKQLESRLEKGIAKIRARKNELLSSEINYMVKREIELQSDNIDLRTKIAEEDQRMQQVTIARPSAAPELNPFTALDMKCFFPANLFEAAVQAHAQAQAQAQAQAHAQASLQLNLGYQQLAPPGAGDVAHQF, encoded by the exons ATGGGGAGGGGAAGGATTGAGATCAAGAGGATCGAGAACACGACTAGCCGGCAGGTGACCTTCTGCAAGCGCCGGAACGGGCTCCTCAAAAAGGCCTACGAGCTCTCCGTCCTGTGCGACGCCGAGGTGGCGCTCATCGTCTTCTCCAGCCGCGGCCGCCTCTACGAGTACTCCAACAACAG TGTCAAGGCTACAATTGACAGGTACAAGAAGGCACATGCTTGTGGCTCAACCTCTGGGGTACCTCTCATAGAAGTCAATGCTCAG caatactaccagcaagaagctGCAAAGCTGCGCCACCAGATCCAGATGCTGCAAAGCACTAACAA GCACTTGGTTGGTGATTCTGTTGGGAACCTGTCACTCAAGGAGCTGAAGCAACTCGAAAGCCGGCTTGAGAAAGGCATTGCGAAGATCAGGGCCAGGAAG AATGAGCTCCTATCTTCTGAGATCAACTACATGGTCAAAAGG GAGATAGAGCTTCAGAGTGACAACATTGATCTCAGAACCAAG ATTGCGGAGGAGGACCAGCGGATGCAGCAGGTGACTATCGCCAGGCCCTCGGCGGCGCCGGAGCTGAACCCTTTCACCGCACTGGACATGAAGTGCTTCTTCCCTGCCAACCTCTTCGAGGCGGCGGTGCAAGCGCACGCGCAGGCACAGGCTCAGGCTCAGGCTCAGGCTCATGCTCAGGCCTCGCTTCAGCTGAACCTAGGCTACCAGCAGCTTGCTCCACCGGGCGCGGGCGATGTGGCTCATCAGTTCTAG